TCCACCTTCTGTTCGATCATCGGCTTGATGCCGTCATCGTAGGATTTCTGGAAGGTCGGCGTCATGATGAAGAGCGTCAGGAACAGCGCGAGCGCGACGAGCACCTGGTTAGGCGGGGTGTTTTGCGTCCCCATCGCGGTGCGCACGAAGGAAAGCACAATCATGATACGCATGAACGAGGTGACCATGATGAGCAGCGACGGCGCAAGGCTCAGCACCGTCATCAGCACCACCAGCTGCACCACCCGTGCCGTGCCCGAACCGCTGGCCCCGCCCATGTCGAGATTGAGGCTCTGCGCGCTTGCGGCAAGCGGCAGGAAGACGAACAGAGCGAGAATGATACTACGCAGTCGGGTCATTTTCTTTCGCATCCAGTGTGTCGATTAACTGCGCACGGTCGCCGGAAATGAGCAACACATATTCACGGTTATCCGCACGAACAAGGGTGAGTTTGCGCTTGGGATCGAGATAGAGCACATCGACCACGGCGAGCCGCCCGCGCTGGCCGGTGACACCGCGCATGCGCTTGTCGAGCCCGGTGCGCTTGGCGATATAGGCCACAAGCCAAATCAGGCCGACCACGAAAATCAGCGCGAAGACAAAGCGCGAGTAATCGGCGAGTTCCATTATTCCTCCGTCGGGTTGATATAGGCCCGCGCCGCTTTGGAACGGGTGCCGAGCGAATTGATGGTGGTCGCCAGCTCATCCTGCAGGGCGACCATGCGGTTTTGTAATTCCGTCAGCCGCTGCATCAGGTGATCCAGCTCAGGCGCGTATTCCTTCGCATCCTCGGGCACGAGGGTGAGGATGCGCGTGCACAGCGCATCGACCGTGGCATCGAGCCCGGCAAGGGAAAGCGTCTGGCGCGCGGTGACGATTTTTTCGGCGTCTTCGATATAGGTGAGAATATCACCCAGCAACGTTTCTGGCGTGCGGGATGGGTCGAGGCTCGGAAGTTCCATAGTGCTACTCCTTATAGACCGGCGGGCGCGGCTTGCGCGCGGCATTGGCTTGATAAACATAGGCGAGGATTTCGGCAACCGCGCTGAACGCTTCGAGCGGAATGGGCGAATCGACCTCGACCAGCGAGAGGATTTCCACCAGCTCGGCATCCTGGCGGACTTTGATGCCGCGATCGAACGCGATGGCGAGGATTTGCTCGGCAATGGCGCCGTTGCCACTGGCGGTCACGCGCGGCGCGTCATCCGAACCTTTTTCGTACTCAATGGCGACGGCTTTGGTGATGGCGGCGGGCGCCTTGTCGCGGCTGTCGCGCTCGCGGATGTCGCGCTCGCGGATGTCGAAGCTGGGGGATGTGTCGTCCGGCCCGGTCATGGCTTGGGCTCACTCTCGAATTCGAGATCATCGAAATTGATGTCCCCCTCGCCGCCACCGGCTGCGGCCATGTTCTCGGCCATGATTTTATCGTAAATTTCCTTGCGCAGCACCGTCGCATCGGCCGGGAAATCAAACCCGAGCTTCACGGTTTTGCCGCGCACCTCGATCACCGTCAACTCGATGGAGTTGTTGATGACAATGGATTCACCTATTTTACGCGATAAATACAGCATGATATGACCTACGTGGCTGGCTGTGTGACCTACTGGTTCTTCTGGTCTATCACAGCAGCAAGGGCGATGCCAACGCATATTTTAATTGCAATGTCGGTATTTTTTGCCTATTATGCAGATATAGAGGATGGCGATTAAGAACCAACCGGAAATCCATACGCTAGGCACCCACGCAATGAATGGCATCAGGCTTGCATATAACGCATTAAAACAATGCGGAATGCACGCAAGCAATGCAAGGAGCCGATGATGGATACGACATCCCCCAGCCTCGATACGATGCTGAAAATGCATATGAAATACCAGACCGAGCGCCAACGGGTGCTGGCGCAGAACATTTCCAATATCGATACCCCCCAATACAAGGCGCAGGATCTCAAGAAACTGGATTTCAAGAAGATGATGGGCGCAAGCTCGGGCCGGCTCGAGATGCGCGCCACCTCGCCCAAACATTTGCCCGGCACCCTGGGCGGCGCGACCAGCTTTGCAGCCAGCAATGCGAGCGATGCGTTCGAAACCAGCCCAACCAAAAACAACGTGGTGCTGGAAGACCAGATGGCGAAAGTGTCCGATACCGGCGCGCAGTTCCAGCTTTCGAGCAACATGCTGCGCAAGTTCACCCAGCTTTACCGCACCGCGGCTGGCAATAAATAAGGAGGGATGACGGATGGATTTACTCGATACAGTTCATATTTCCTCAGCCGGGCTGAAAACGCAGCAGGATCGCCTGAAGATCGTGGCGCAAAATATCGCCAACGCCGAATCGGTCGGCACGCGCGATGGGCAAGCGCCTTACCGCCGCAAAACCATCAGCTTCAAAAACGCACTCGATAAAGAAACCGGCGTGCAAATGGTGAAGACGGATAAAATTCGTACCGACCGCTCCGATTTTGTGAAAAAATACGAGCCGAGCCACCCGC
This portion of the Pseudomonadota bacterium genome encodes:
- a CDS encoding flagellar biosynthetic protein FliO, which produces MELADYSRFVFALIFVVGLIWLVAYIAKRTGLDKRMRGVTGQRGRLAVVDVLYLDPKRKLTLVRADNREYVLLISGDRAQLIDTLDAKENDPTA
- a CDS encoding EscU/YscU/HrcU family type III secretion system export apparatus switch protein; this translates as MTGPDDTSPSFDIRERDIRERDSRDKAPAAITKAVAIEYEKGSDDAPRVTASGNGAIAEQILAIAFDRGIKVRQDAELVEILSLVEVDSPIPLEAFSAVAEILAYVYQANAARKPRPPVYKE
- the csrA gene encoding carbon storage regulator CsrA; its protein translation is MLYLSRKIGESIVINNSIELTVIEVRGKTVKLGFDFPADATVLRKEIYDKIMAENMAAAGGGEGDINFDDLEFESEPKP
- a CDS encoding flagellar basal body rod protein FlgB, which translates into the protein MDTTSPSLDTMLKMHMKYQTERQRVLAQNISNIDTPQYKAQDLKKLDFKKMMGASSGRLEMRATSPKHLPGTLGGATSFAASNASDAFETSPTKNNVVLEDQMAKVSDTGAQFQLSSNMLRKFTQLYRTAAGNK
- the flgC gene encoding flagellar basal body rod protein FlgC, which encodes MDLLDTVHISSAGLKTQQDRLKIVAQNIANAESVGTRDGQAPYRRKTISFKNALDKETGVQMVKTDKIRTDRSDFVKKYEPSHPQADKDGYVLYPNVNSIAEMMDMREARRGYEANINVIESSKAMLNQTISLLR